The segment GACTCCTTTCCTGTCCGCCCCATGGTGCGCTGGTCCGCGCGCCAGCCAGGAGCCCCGATCAGTTGCGGAAAATGACCTCTTCCCGGTTAAAGCTGCGCAGCGCCAGCACACTCAGGATCAGGGCGCCCAGCAGGTTGGCCAGCATGGCCAGCAGGACGTGCGGAGCTGTGACTGCCCCCCGAACGGTATCCAGGATGGCCAGCATGCCTCCAAACAGCGGGAGGGCATACAGCCCGCTTTGCAGGTCCAGAAATTCGCTGAACTGCAGCATGACGGCGGGAATCACGATCGCCATGCTCAGGGGAGCGATGTAGGTCTGCGCCTCTTTGAAGCTGCGGGCGTAGATCCCGATGGCGATAAGGGCAGCACTGATCAGGAGCGCGGCGCTGATGCCGACTCCCAGCAGCGCCACGGCGGAGCCCAGCGTCAGGGACAGCTGACCCCCCATGGACTGTGCAATCTCAGCGCCTGCACCTTCCTGACGACCGGTAAAAGCCCGCACCGCCAGACCGCTCAGCAAAAAGCCCACCACACTGAAGCACGCACTGGTCAGCGCGGTGATCGTCGTGGCCAGCAGCTTGCCCGCCACCACCTCGGAGCGGCGGACCGGAGCCACCAGCAGGCTTTCGAGGGTGCCTCTTTCCTTTTCACCGGCGGTGGCATCTACAGCAGTCGCCATGGCCCCAGCCAGGATGAACTGAAGCATCAGCATGGGCACCAGAAAGGCCAGTTGCCCACTGCGCTGTGCCTGCTCAAGACTGGCGTCTACCGGCCGCACCGTGACCGGTGTCAGGGCCTGCTCGCTCAGGCCCAGAGGCTTTAAGCGCTCCAGCGTCAGCCGACGGTTGTACCGGTCAACCACCTGAGTCACCTTGATTAGGGCGCCGGACTGTGCGCGGATGCTGCCCAGCTTGGCATACACCTCCAGCGTACCGCTGCTTTCTCCAGCCCGGGTTGGCAGGGGTGCCGGAGCACGCAGGGCAGCCTCGACATCGCCATCCTGCACGGCCAGTCGGGCGTTCTTGACCGGCACCAGGGTCACGCCCGCACGCACTACCTGACCGTCGGGAGCTTTCTCATCGCGCACCAGTTCGGCCCGCAGGCCCGGTGGCAAGACGCCGACCACCCCGACCTTCTGCCGCTCCTGCTGCTGACCGCCGATGAAACTGCCCAGCATCAGGGGCAGCCCCAGGGTGAACAGCGGGATCAGGATCAGGGGCATCAGGATGGTCGCGTTCAACGTGCGTCGGTCGCGCAGGGTGGACAGCAGGTCACGCAGGGCAATCCGCCAGACCATCGGCCAGCGCAGGGCCTCAGACCGCACAGGCATCCTCCCTCCTGACCAGCGTGAAAAAGGCCTGCTCCAGGTTGTTCTGGCCCGTGCGGGCCAGAATCTCGGAAATGGTTCCAAGCGTCAGCAGCTGACCCTGGTGCAGGATGGCCACCCGGTCGCACACCTCCTCGGCCTCGCTCATGACGTGGGTGGAATACAGCGTGAGCCGGCCGGGGGCCCGTGTGGCGTGC is part of the Deinococcus malanensis genome and harbors:
- a CDS encoding ABC transporter permease, whose protein sequence is MPVRSEALRWPMVWRIALRDLLSTLRDRRTLNATILMPLILIPLFTLGLPLMLGSFIGGQQQERQKVGVVGVLPPGLRAELVRDEKAPDGQVVRAGVTLVPVKNARLAVQDGDVEAALRAPAPLPTRAGESSGTLEVYAKLGSIRAQSGALIKVTQVVDRYNRRLTLERLKPLGLSEQALTPVTVRPVDASLEQAQRSGQLAFLVPMLMLQFILAGAMATAVDATAGEKERGTLESLLVAPVRRSEVVAGKLLATTITALTSACFSVVGFLLSGLAVRAFTGRQEGAGAEIAQSMGGQLSLTLGSAVALLGVGISAALLISAALIAIGIYARSFKEAQTYIAPLSMAIVIPAVMLQFSEFLDLQSGLYALPLFGGMLAILDTVRGAVTAPHVLLAMLANLLGALILSVLALRSFNREEVIFRN